The genome window AACACGTCGTCGTGCCAAGCAAATGGCGCGCGGTACGCAAATGCACCAATGCCTCTCCGTACAGGTGCTCGGCGTCTTCCCAACGCCCTTGTCTGTGGGCGATTTCACCCAGTGTGTGCTGCACTTTTCCAACCCCAAGCTCATCGTTCGCGTTCTTGTAGGCTACAAGCGCTTCTTCCGCCAGCGATGTGGCTGTGTTGTAGTCGTCCTGCATGGCTGCGAAGGCGGCGGCCTGGCGCGTAAGCTCCGGCGAACCCCGCGTCGACACTTTACGAGCGCGCTCCAACCATAGGCGCGCTTCCGTAAACCAGCTCCGCGCACGCCAATACGATGTCATGGCCAAAATGAAGGCGCTCGCTCCAGATTGGGGCGCGCTTGGTCGAAGCGACCAATCCAGGGCCGCACGTACGTTGTCAATGTCGGCCGCAATCCGCGCAAACCGATCGTCGGCGACCCCTCCAGCGTCGCCCGCGACGTTCGAGAAATAGTCGCAATGCCGCTGCTCGAGATGTCCCGCCTCAAACTGCGTGTCACAATGTCCGGCTGCATACTCTCGCGTTGGGTCGGAAAAACGATAACGCGGCTCACCGTCACCACCCGGCGTTTCGTGCAACAGCGACTTGTCGAGCAGCGATTCTAAGGTATCGTCGGCGTCAGCATCGAGGACATACGCTAGAGCGGCGACGGTGCAGCCTCCCCGAAAGACCGACATTGCGAGGAACGCCCGTTTTTCGTCATCATTGAGGAGCTCGAAACTCCAGTCAATAGCTTTTGCCAGCGTGCGATGGCGCTCGACGACGGTCGGATCTCTGTTGACCAATAGATGCGCATCGAGCCGCTCCGCAAGGCGCCGCAGTGGGATCGTCGCTGTTCGCGATGCGGCGATCTCGATCGCGAGCGGAATCCCATCGAGGCGCCGGCAGATCGAAACGATCGCCTCAACGTCGCCCGGCGCGCCGGCAACGGCGCCACCGCTCGCCCGTGCCCGCTCGAGAAAGAGCTTGCAGCCGTCACTCGTTTCGAGCTCCGATGCGTCGATGCGATCCGGCAACGACAGCGCGGCTAATCGCTCGACCCTTTCGCCGGTTAGGTGCAGCGGCTCGCGGCTCGTCACAAGAACCATCAGAGCGTTGCAACGCAACGCTAACGCTTTAACCATAGCAGCCACGTCGTTCAAAAGATGCTCGGAGTTATCGACGATGAGCAAAACGCTTTGCTCACCGATAAAGCGGGCGATAGTATCGATAGGAGCCTCGGCTGCATTCTCGCGAAGCCCGAGCGCGGCGACCACGACGTGCTGCAACAATGCGGCATTGGTTACACTCGCGAGCTCGATGAGGAAGACGCCGCCGGGGAATCGGTGCACGTTCTCGGATCCGAACTGCACTGCCAGGCGGGTCTTGCCAATTCCGCCGGGCCCGGCGACCGTGACGACGCGCGATTGCGTAAATGCCGTCCTCAAACGTTCCAGTTCTGCGCGCCGGCCCACGAAGGATGACAGTTGCGTGGGCAGATTATTCGGATGTTCGTCGAGGGTCCGTAAGGGCGGAAAAGATACAGATAAGCCTGCTGCGACGACTTGAAAGACGCGCTCTGGATATTCGAGATCTTTCAAACGTTTAACGCCGAGATCCCGAAATACAATCCCATCCGGCGGAGCGCCGATCACGGCGACCGTAGCACTGGACGCAAGAATTTGCCCGCCGTGGCCGCTCGACATCACTCGCGCCGTACGATTGAGTGCAGGACCGACGAAGTCGGTTTCGCTGCGAATCGCCGCGCCGGTGTTCAGACCGATTCGCACGCGTATCGGCCCGATGCTTTCGGGCCACGATTGTCGCGCGAGCTCCAACTGCGCTTCGACCGCAGCGTGTACGGCATCGGCAGCATCCTCGAACGCGCAGCAAAAGGCGTCGCCCATCGTTTTAAACGTTCGACCGTGCCATTTTTCCACTGCAGCTTTAAGCACTCGGTCGTGCAGCTCCAGGGAAGCATCCATGCCCGCTAGGTCAAGCTCCCACATCCGGCTGCTGCCTTCGATGTCGCTAAAAAGAAACGTGACCGTTACTGACTCGGTCATCGCGATTTGCCCGAAATCGAGCCCGAGAGCATAGCACGGGGCTTTTATACCTCGCTTCGCTTACCTGCGCGCTCCATACTTATTGGGCCTAAAGGCCTATTAGGCAGCGAAGAACGTTCGAAGGTTGGGGTTTCGCAATCCATGAACGAGTCGGGTCACCATGTACCGGTTTCAACCATGAAAAACGCGATAAACAAGCCGCCCGCGCGCGTCGCTTGGATGCGCATGATGAACGACGCCTTCGAAAGCGGGCGCGATTCCGAAGCAGTAGAAACGTTCGACGCGCACGTTCGCCGTGGCCAGGTTCCGCCGAACGTCGCGATCGTTCGCGCGCAAATCGCGTTGCGCACGCCAGGCCAATCGCAGAAGGCACTTCCGCTGCTCAAATCGATGCAAGCAGCGTCGAACGGCAGTGATTATGTTTGGCAGCAAATGCTGTTAGGCGAGGCGCACGCCGTGTCGGGCGATTACGTCGCAGCCGATGACCGGCTGCAGCGCGCGATGCAGACCGCAACGCACAAGGGTGACGCAGAATTGATCGCTGCGGTTGGATCCCGCATCGGTGGACGCTTCGTTTTGCAATCCGATCCGCAGCGTGCGCGCGAAGGCCTCGCGCTCGCCAAAGCCGGCCGTAGTACCGAAAGCAAACTCGCTGCACAACTCCTCGAAAGTCGCATATTAGAGTCGGAGTCGCGCACGCACGAACAGGCGCGCGTCCTGATACGACTGCTGGCGTCCATCGATCCGCGTTCGGAAAAGCACATGGTGCCGCGGGTGGCGGCGACCTATTCGCTGGCCGTATGCTCGCGCGAGAGTCACATACCCGATGCGGTTCGTTCGATCGAACGCCAGCTATCCGGAACCCCCTGGCCCGAGGACCTTTCCGGCCGCCGATTTATGGCTGCTCGTTCCCTGGCCTGGACCAGTGCGCTGGACGGCGACTACTTTAATGCGTTTCGCTATTTGCGCGAGCGCGCCGACGACGCACCCAACGACGCATGGCGCACGGTTGCGTATTGCGATCGCGCGTATCTTGCGCGAGCCCGCAACGAGCTGACGTGGTTTGCCCAGGAACTCTTCGAAGCGCAGCGGATCGCTGAATCCGTCGATTGGGACGCATTTGACGACGAGAGTACGCTCGCGTTACTGCTGCTCGCGGAGCTGACGGCCCCCATGGACGCGGCGCGTGCGGCGAAATATCTCAATCGATTCCAGCGCATAAAAGACGACCCGTCCCGCGTTCCGTTCTACCATCGCGAACGCCGCTTTCACGCGCTGCTCGATTACGTCAGCGGCGTCGTCGATCTGCATCACGGTGAGCGTAAGCGTGCCGCGAGCCACTTCGAGGGCGCGCGCGCAGTGTATCGAACGATTGCCTTCGAATGGCGAGCCGCACGATGCGATCTTCGGTTGTTCGACGCGACGCGAAAGACGGCGTTTCTTCAGGAAGCCCATCAGTGGCTTGGGAACTATCCCAAGAGCTGGCTGGCCGAAGAGTGGCGCGACCGTTTTACCAGCTCGCGACGGGGTTCCGGTCTGACGCCGATGCGCGACCGGACGTTCCGACTGCTGTGCGAAGGCAAGAGCAACTTAGAAATCGCTCAAGAACTCGATTTGAGCGTGGCCACCGTGGCCAATCATGCCAAGGCCGTGCTCAAGTTCTTTGGGGTCAGCAGCCGCCACGCGCTGCTGGCAGAAGCGAGACGCAGAAGGCTGACCTAACATGACGGCGGCCGCATGTGCGAAGCCGATCGTCGCGGGCCTGTTGGCGTTGGTTGCGTGCATCGCGCCGGCGAACGCGCTGCCGGGACAGACGCTGCCACAGTTCCAGGCATGGGCATCGACGCGAAAGTTGCTGGCGGGCATCGCCCGGCGCCGTGACGAGATGAGTGGCGATCCGGCCTTCGCGCTCGAAACGAGCGATCACGGAATCGCCTGGACGTTCTACGCCACCACCGATGGGTCGCACATTCGGCGCGAATCGCTGTCGGTCGGTAATCCCGGAAAACCGCCCGGATCGGCTGCCATCCATCACGATGGCAAGGGCTACGGCTACAGTTTCTTTGCCTCCCTCTACGGGCAAGCAGTGGCACACGATTTTCTTGCCGCTAAACGCGTCGCATCGATTCGCGATCGAAGCAACGGCGCGGTAGCCGAATTTTACCGAGGCAAGCGATACGGATATTCGATCAACGGCGGCATTGTCGTCGAGACGATCTCCGCGTTCGGAGTCGATCTCGCGCAAGCGCAGCTCTGCGCCAAATCGCCCGAGCAGTGTAGCGAATAGCCTCGGCCGCCACCAGCCAAGAAAAGGTGCGTAACCGCGCCACGATGGAACACAGCAGCGTGGGTGGCATTTCATCGAGTGCCGGCGTCGAACGAATCCTACTCGACGACTTTGCGGAAATTTTGTGGGTCGGCTCGTTCGATGGAAACGTGCACCGCTTCAACCGGCAATGGTTTGCGTATACTGGCCAACGCCTCGAAGACGGCCTCGATGCCGGCGAGCGGCTCCGGCTCGCCGTCCATCCGCGCGACGCCGAGACCGCGATCCAAGCCTGGACGCAAGGAATCGAACGCGGCGAACCGTTCTGGCTCGAGTTGCGGCTCCGCCGATTCGACGGTGATAACCGCTGGTTTCGCGCCAGCGTTTCGCCGCTTCGCTCGGGCAACGCAAACGGCAGCGAATGGCTGGCGGTGTGCACGGACGTCGACGACCACAAACGGCAAGGTGAGCGATTCGCGTTTCTTGCGCGGTCGAGCGAAGCGCTGTCCGAGTCGCTGGATCTGCAGACGACGCTGGAACGCATGCTGGCGATCGTCGTCCCGGAATTGGCCGACTGGGCCGCGATCGACTTATTCGACGAAACCGGCCGGCTGAAAACCGTCGCGGCAATCCATGCCTACCCGGAGAAGGCCGCGCTCGTGCAGCGGATCGTGGGCCGTTACAATCACGATCTCCAAGCCGAACCGCTGATAGAAGCCGAATTGCGGAAAAATCAGGCGATCGTTATCCCCAACATTCCTGACGAGTCGATCGAACGGTCGGCCTCGCACGATTTGATCGACGTCATTCGTGCACTCGCGCCGCACTCGACCGTCACGGTGCCGTTGAAATCGCGCGGCGGCACGATCGGTTCGCTGGTCGCTTTTTGGGCCGAGACGCCCCGCCGCTATTCTCACGACGATGTTCCATTGTTCAAAGAGCTGACGCGCCGGGCTGCCGTTGCGATCGAGAACGCGCGCTTATACGAGCGCGAGCGCGAGATCGCGACCGAATTCCAACGAGCCGCCTTGCCGAGCTCGCTTCCGAGCGTCCCCGGAATTCGTTTCGACGGAATCTACGTCCCGGCCAGCGATCGCGCGCTGCTGGGTGGCGACTGGTACGACGCGCTGCGTCTGAGCGACGGCCGAATCGTCGTTTCGATCGGCGACGTTGCAGGAAGCGGACTCAGCGCCGCGGTTATCATGGCGTCGATGCGGCAAGTCATTCGCGGCGTCGCGCAAGTCTATGCCGATCCGGTCGCGATGCTCGATGCGGCCGACCGTACGCTGAAAACCGAACATCCCAACATGTTTGTCACCGCGTTCGTCGGCGTGTTCGATCCGATTACGCGAACGCTCACCTACGCATCGGCCGGACATCCTCCGCCGCTCTTGCGCGATTCCGATGGCGGCGTGCGGGCGTTAAGTGGCGGTTCGCCGCCGATCGGTCTGCGTATGCGCGGCGACGAAGCGATGAGCATAACCCTTCCGGAAGATTGTCTGTTGGTGTTTTATACCGATGGCGTGATCGAGGTCGAGCGCGATGTGATCGCCGGCCAAGAACGCCTGCAGGCCGCGGTTGCGGCTGCAGACATCCCGTCGATGCCAAACTGTGCAGAAGCGCTGTATAAGCGCCTTCTAGAACGCGGCAGCAGCGACGACGTCGTCATTCTAACGTTACGTCTCGTGTCGCCGGGGCCGGCCGAACCGGCCTCGACACGACCCTCGATACGCTGGACGTTCGATACGAGCGATGCAGAAACGGCGCACCGTGCGCGGCACGCGTTCGTGCAGGCGTTGCGGGACGGCGGCATGTCCGAGGACGACACCGGCACGGCCGAGTTGATTTTCGGCGAACTGTTAGGCAACGTCGTCCGATACGCTCCAGGCCCGATCGACATCACCTTCGATTGGAACGACGAGATGCCGGTGTTGCACGTTCTCGATCGCGGTCCGGGCTTCACGCTCGTCCCGCGGCTTCCGACCGATCTGCTCAGCGAACGGGGACGTGGACTGTATATCGTTTGGAGTTTAGCCGAAGACTTCAACGTCACCGAGCGCTTCGACGGTGGGTCGCACGCGCGCGCCGTTCTCGGCCCTCGTTAGACGCGCTCAGGCGTCGGGCCAGGTCTCGGCGAGGAGCGCCGCGGCTCGCTCCGCGGCCGAAGCGTATTCGTCGTCCAGCGCGGATTCGAGCGGCTCGGTGCCGCTCCAAAACGGAAAACGCCCGGCACGCCGCAGCGGCCATGCATCTACCGACGGAACGTCGATCGGCGGACGAGATTGGGGAAGTGGCGCCGCATCCGGTGCGACCGATACCAAGCCGAACTCGCGCGCGCTGAGCGCTTGTACCACGCCCTCGCGATCCAGACCGCGTAACGCGAACAGCAAGAACGGATCGCGGTCGAACTCTTCGGCCAACAAATAGTAGACCGCCGCGACATGCTTGCACGGATTCGACCAATCCGGACACGTGCACGACGTTCGCAGATCCATCGCGGTGCGCGGAAAGAGCGCGCAGTGGACGGCAGTAAACGCTTCCTCGATGTCCTGCGGCATCGTACCGCTCAACAACGCGGCCGCAAATCGCGGCGTCTTAGCGATGCGATCGGTCACGTGCTGCCATTGACCGGGCGAGAGCGGCTGCATCGCGATCGTCACAGCATATGGCTCGGCACGCGTGCCGCTCACCGACGCGCGCACGCCGCGTTCGTCGACCTCAACGGCCGCAACGTTGCCGTTTCGGGCATACGCGCGCCCGCGGCGCAGACGCGCACCCAAACCGAGCGACTCGAGCACCGCAATCCATCGACGGCTCCACCATCGCTGCGCGAACGCACCGCGGCGCGACTGCGCGCGAACGCCGCCGGCTCTCGGCATGCTAACCCTCCACCGCTTCGGGCGCCAAGGCGACCAAATCGCGAAGCTCGCGGTCCGATAGTTCGGTCAGCCATTGCTCGCCCGTTCCGACCACGCTTTCGGCTACCGCAGCCTTTCGACCGATTAAATCGTCGATGCGTTCTTCGAGCGTGCCGGCGCAGACCAGTTTATGCACCTGTACATTCTTCGTTTGTCCGATACGAAACGCTCGATCCGTCGCTTGATTTTCGACCGCCGGATTCCACCATCGGTCGTAGTGAAAGACGTGGCTCGCCCGCGTTAGATTCAGTCCACTTCCACCGGCCTTGAGCGACAACACGAACAATGACGGGCCGTGCTCTTCTTGAAAACGATTGACCATCTCGTCGCGCGCGGCTTTTGGAACTGCACCGTGCAAGAAGAGCACCTCGCGCCCGAACCGCTCCGAGAGCCGGCGTACCAGCAGCTTGCCCATCTCGGCGAACTGCGTGAAGATCAACGCGCGATCGCCGACGTCGAGCACTTCTTCCAGCATCTCTTCGAGGCGCGCGAGTTTACCCGATCGCTCGGCCGGCGCCGAACGGTCTTTGGCGAATTGTGCCGGGTGGTTGCAAATCTGTTTGAGCTTCGAAAGGAGCGCCAAGATCGCGCCTCGCCGGGCCATGCCATGTGACTCATCGATGCCGGTTTCGAGATCGCGCAGCACGGCCGCATACAGCGTGCCCTGTTCGGGCGTAAGCGTACAATACTCGATCGACTCGCTCTTTTCGGGCAGATCGGGGACGATCGCCGGATCGCGCTTGCTCCGCCGCAATACGAACGGCCCGCTCAGCCGCTGCAGATGTTTGGCCGCATCCGAATCACGCAACGCCTGAATTGGAATAACGAAATCTCGCCGGAAGGCCGTTTGCGATCCCAATAGACCGGGATTGCAATACTCCATGATCGACCACAAGTCGCCAACGTGATTTTCGACCGGCGTTCCGGTCAAAGCGACGCGATATCCGGCTCGCAACGAACGCGCCGTGCGCGCTTGTTTGCTATCGGGGTTTTTGACGTTTTGCGCTTCATCGAGAACGACACCGTGCCAACGCAACGCCGCAAACGTTTCGGCATCGCGGTTCAGCAACGCATAACTCGTGATGACCACATCGTGCGCCCGAATCGCACGAGCGAACTCGCGGCCACGCAAGCGGGCGGCGCCGTGGTGCACGTAGGCCGACAGATCCGGTGTGAAGCGTTGCATCTCGCGCACCCAATTTTCGATCACCGACGTCGGACACATCAGGAGCACGGGACGATGGGCGTCGACGCGTTCGCGATCGTACTGTATTAGCGCCAGCATTTGCACCGTCTTGCCGAGCCCCATGTCGTCGGCCAGGCATGCACCGAAACCGGCCGCGGTCAGAAACTGCAGCCATGCGTAGCCACGCAATTGATAGGGCCGTAGCTGCGCGCGCAAGCCGGCGGGCGGTGCCAGTTCGCCAAGGCGTCCGCCGCTTTCTAACCCGTCGAGCAACGCCGTGACGTCGCTGCCGCATTCCACCGGCGAAGAACCGTCGAGCTGCAAGCGGACCACCTCGGCCAACGTCAGCGTCGAAGCGCCTTCGCGCAATCGAGCGAGAACGGTTCGCACGTCGCCCGGCTCCACGTGCACCCACTGGCCGCGCACGCGCACTAAGGGAACCTTGAGCCGAGCGAGTCGTTCCAACTCGGCTTGCGACAAGCGGTGATCGCCGAGAACGACGTTCCAGTCGACGTCGAGCAGCGTATCGGCACGTAAACCGGCCGACGTAGACGGCGGTTTGACGGTCGCCTTTGCGACGATGCGGCCGGCGGTGTGTTTACCGAGCCACCACGACGGCACGATGACGCCGATGCCGGCTTGTTCGAGTAGCCATGCCGATTCCGAAAGAAACGCGTACGCGCCCGCCGCGTCCGTTTCGAACCAATGCGGCACGGAGTCGACGCCGCGTAACGAGGCATCGACGGCGGGTGAAATTTGCGCGGCGCGACCCAATGCCGCTAGAAACGCACGGCGCGAAGCCGCCGATGCAGCAGCCGCGGCGGCGTCGAGCAACAGCGTCGGATCGGGACGGCTCTGCAACAAATAGACGACGCGCCACACGTCGTCGTCACCCTGCGGTTCTTCCAATCGTAAACACAAACGGTAATCGGTTGCGTCGTCGTCGAGAACCGGCCGGCGCCAAGAGGCAATCTGTGCGGCGAGACCGCGCAGTTCGGCCGGAGTAGCCGCCACCACCCCGTCCGTCGATCGCAATCCCTCGAGCCATCGGTCGTGGATCGAGGTTCCGGCGGCGGATCGTGGCTCGGCCGCGGCATCGCGCACCAGCGCGTCGACCGCGACTGCAAGAAAGCGTTCTAACGACGGAGACGATGCCGGCGACGTCGCCCCCAATGCGGCGGCCAGCTTGCGTTCGCGATCGCCGAGCATCGGGTCCCAAACCGCACGATAGCGCTTCTGGTCGGCTTCATACGAGAGACCGGGCAAGAACCGTTGCGACGCCACGATCTCGGCCGCCAATCGTAATGCATCGCACCAAAACGTGACATCGGCGCCGAGCGCAACATCGGGCGTTGCCATCTCGCGGCCGGCTAGTCGACGCAACAGCGCGACCGCGTCGCGACCGTCGAGCGCGAGCCCTTCGCGCGCGACCCCGCCGGTCGAGGCCGAACCGGCCGCGGCATCGGTCCAGCTCTGCGTGCGGACGTCGCCGCCCAGCCCAGAAAGGCGATCGCGCAGCGCCGACGGACGCGTGAACGGTTCGCTCCATAGAAACAATGCGTTTCCGGCCATTGCGGCATGCAGCGTCACGCGCTCGATACGGCTCGGACGACGGCGCGTCCGCGACGGCTTCGGTGGTGCTAAGGTGCTCAAGGCGAGTGCTAAGATACCCTCATCGCCGGCAATGGTTCCAAACCGTCCGGCGAAAAGACGGCTTTCGATGCAACTCGTGCTACCAGCCGAACCATATCTCGCCAGCTACGTAGACGCGCTTCGGCGCGGCTGGTCGCGGGATAACTTGCGTCCCGAAGCTTACCAAGAAGAACTTGCGGCCATCGAACGCGACGCACCCGCGTTCCTGGCTTCCCTGGACGATCCAGACGGGCGCGGCGAACCGATCGATCTTCCGGACGGTACGCGGGTGCCTCGGCTTCCGGGGTTCCAGCGCTGGATGTGGGACGGGGATTTTTGCGGCAGCATCGGCTTTCGATGGTCGCCCGGCTCGGCTGCACTTCCTGAAACGTGTTTAGGGCATATTGGATACGGCGTCGTGCCGTGGAAACGTGGTCGCGGTTACGCGACCAAAGCATTACGCCAACTCATACCCCACGCTCGGGCGATTGGCTTGCCGTACGTCGAGTTGACGACACGGCCAGACAACATCGCATCGCAACGCGTCATCCTCGCCAACGGCGGCGTGCTGATCGAACGCTTTGAAGCACCGCGCCATCACGACGAAGGCGCGGTGCTCCGGTTTCGAATCCCGTTAACGACGAATGGCTAAAAGGCCGAAACGCCGTTGGGCGTGCCCCATCCGGTCGGGCCGTCGTATCCGGGTCCTGCATTGCAGATATACGGATTCGCTTTGCAGTCACCGTTGCTGCCCGATGTGATGTCGTAAAAACCCGACGACCCGCCGTTCGCCCACAAGCCGGCTGCATAGTTTTGTTTGGAAGCATTTCCGGCTAACGCAAAGACTGCCGCAATGGTCGGTGACGACGCGCTGGTTCCACCCGTCGTGCCCCATCCACCCGACGGATACGTATCGTAAAATGCGAGACCCGGATAGGGAGAGGCGACCGACGACACGTCGGACTCAGAGCGAAACGCACAGCCCTTATCCGTTTGCCAGGTCGGTTTGGCAACCAGTCGCGCACAAGCACTGCCGGCGCCGTTCCACGCCGTCTCGGTCCAACCGCGGCCGCTGCCACCCTTAATCAACGACGTTCCGCCGACGCACACGACCGTGGCGTAATCGCACGGTGACGAAGCGTCATGCCCATAGTCACCCGAACTCGCGGTGATGACGGTTCCTGGGTGATCGTAATGCGAGTTCGACGAGCCGCCACCCGAACCGCCGTACGAGTTGGAAACGACGTTAGCGCCCAACAGCACCGCGCGATCGACCGATTTAGCCAAGCTGATCAGTCGATTGGAGGAGGCCTCGACGACGATAATTTTGCATTTGGGACAAACGGCCGACACCATATCGAGGTCGAGCGACATCTCACCCGCCCATCCCGGATCGGGACGCGGGAATTTGGTGGTCGATCCGCTTTGGCTGACTTTCTTGAAACAGCCGTTTTTCGTGGTGCACGCCGGCAATTTAAAGTACGAACGATACACTGCGAGATCGCTTTCGGCATTGGGATTGTCGTAGGCGTCGACGATCCCGACCGTCTGGCCCTTGCCGTTTTGCGACGATGGCAGATTATAGGCGGCTTGCAAATCCGCCGGCCCATATCCGCTGATCGACGGATGCTCGCCCTGCGTGCGCGGAACGTCGGTGCGGATCCACATATAGCAGGTCGCATACCCCGGCTGCACCGTCTGCGGACAGCCCGGTCGCGTATGTCCTGTATCGATGGCGGCGAGTTGCGCTGGATTCGAAAAAGTGGTGGGCAGCGCCGAGTTCGTCGTGCCGCTCGAACAAGCGGTGACGGCTGCGACGCTTACGATCGTGAGCGCACGAGCGAAGTAACGATTCAAAGCGATCTCCCTCAAAGAGTGACGACTGCGGCTGTTACACGAGATAGACAGCAGCGCCTACTTGTAGTAAGTGCCGCAGGTAGGACGATAACAGAAAATAATAG of Candidatus Tumulicola sp. contains these proteins:
- a CDS encoding S8 family serine peptidase; protein product: MNRYFARALTIVSVAAVTACSSGTTNSALPTTFSNPAQLAAIDTGHTRPGCPQTVQPGYATCYMWIRTDVPRTQGEHPSISGYGPADLQAAYNLPSSQNGKGQTVGIVDAYDNPNAESDLAVYRSYFKLPACTTKNGCFKKVSQSGSTTKFPRPDPGWAGEMSLDLDMVSAVCPKCKIIVVEASSNRLISLAKSVDRAVLLGANVVSNSYGGSGGGSSNSHYDHPGTVITASSGDYGHDASSPCDYATVVCVGGTSLIKGGSGRGWTETAWNGAGSACARLVAKPTWQTDKGCAFRSESDVSSVASPYPGLAFYDTYPSGGWGTTGGTSASSPTIAAVFALAGNASKQNYAAGLWANGGSSGFYDITSGSNGDCKANPYICNAGPGYDGPTGWGTPNGVSAF